TATCTCCTCTGTAAGGTCCGCTTggaccttttttgtgatctcttttgtcatcctttctctttgtgctgcgctgtatgcatatgaaggctgacaagaagagctcccaaaataatctttaattcctactccaggaccagcagcacgtacacgtccagggtgctcaggtcgtccaatcgcagcagcaagaatatcttggcgaccctctggagtgaattgaccttgagctttggcaaaatttctGCATCAGTtgacatcgtctcatacacatgagctttggcaaaattttctgctCCAACATtgcggatcatgtcctctaatttgtcttcatccggtcgatcttcttccatggtggaatcaataacattttcagtttgggagTCAGTGGGAAAATGCATTTCTtcgccgtgccatatccatgttgtataacatcttaggaaaccatcatagataagatgttctctaatttgagttgcgttcaactttctctcattcaaacagttcacacaaggacatctaaacttcacttcatcgtcacttctcccctcattacgttgcacaaattgtataaattcatctacacctctctcgtactcaacactaatgcgtggtaaattaatccaatttcgatccattcctaaatattttaaaattacaactatataattttacatattaaatcaaatcatacaataatttcaatcatacaatcatacaattaataagcaataaaatgataaattcaatcatagaaaattttatattactaacttttaaaaagtttcaataatctaacaataaaacaaaattattagttaaactTAGTGGATTAGAGATAACCATTCACACTTTTATCTCTTGGACTTTTTGTATTACAAATATGATAACAATTGATGACacctatttaaatatttagtaatcaacttttaagtttattttgtcTAATGTAATTTCGATTCGTATAACATTTTAGTTCTTAAGATTGTTTAcaatgattaaattaattatgtttcttttgttgACATTGCtgtatttaatttcatattttagattaatataaGATAgactatttcttttttcaaaaataatttatagtaatatcttttcaaattatattataaagatgaACAAATAAATCCTATAACatatctcaattttttaaaattatatacaatcaAGAAGCCCATGACCACTTTTAATTCGCAGGAATGATTTTCTTAggcaacaaaaaataaaaataaaagcatactaaagtaaataagattattaaagtaaataagaTTATTACAAAAGTGTTAGATAgcagtttaaatatttaacatgattatatatttgaaatttttaccaTACACcattaattaatctaaaaaagtttatattaattgaaaaaggcACGTATACACATAATatacatcaaaattaataaaagaaaaagagataaaaaaatattgtaaatcaATTTCGCATGGTTGTATTGCAAAGCTCACGAGAATATTATATCCATacactttcttcttttcctccaATTCAATAttggaaaaattaattatttaaaacaaaccataaataaattaataataatctgTATAATTTAgtgtaaatttgtatttttaatttgtaaaaaagttTGGTGCAACTTGGGCCATCAGTGGAATTTGTGGTCACACTCCTCTGCTTCACTCATCTCTAtgatttcttatgttttttagTGCCTCACGTATTACCTCCATCACAATAACCAATCTTTATTTCAATCTcataatctatttttttcaCCACTTCCTTATTACACTTTTACAATTTAACtccttcaatttttaattacaaaattcaatCTTCTTAATATCACAAAACACATTCTTTATAGCACGACANTGCCNTCTTCTTTTCAACAGTCGANGGTGAAGGTAGGGATAATCAAATTGAATTCAAGGAATCGCataaaaacaattgaaatcNATTGAAACAACATTTCATCACAAGCAATCAGACATCAAGCAGGTATTGAATACAAATGAGGATAGCAACCATACCTGTTTTGGTTCTCTTCGCAAATAAATTTGGCATGGGGAGAAGAAGGTCGCCACGGAGAACAGAGTCGCGGCGGAGAAACAGGGTCTGGCATGGAGACGATTTGGGCTGGCGTCAATGTGGCGGCGGCGGAGAAGCACGGGTCCGACGGCGACGATGACGATTCGGGAATGGTCGGCGTCAATGTGGAGGCGGACGGAGAAGCAGAGTCCGAACGGAGAAAAGCTTGCAGCGCGGTGGGGTTTCGTTTTTTGGTTTTCTGAAAAGTGTGTGGAAGAAGAAAACTGTTCAGAGTTTTTTAACCTATGGATACTACCGCGGTTCAGATTAAACCTGTGGACATAGTGTAGCATATGTCGTGGTTGTACCGCGAACTGCGGCCTATgcccattttaaaaaaataaaaattaaaatgaaatgacatttttgaaatatgCAGAAAccaatatgtcgcggttctgcTGGCGCCCGCTGCCTATTCTCCTGCaaattgttgaatattaaaTGTCAGAACGTTACctggggaatatgccgcggttctgaGTGCAACCGTTGCCTATTCTCCTGCAAATTTATTGCAGTGTTGAATACTGGGAAAAGTCAGAACGTTGTCAGGGGAATATGACGCGGTTCGCGGTACAACCGCAGCATATTCTGCTGCAAATTTATTGCAATGCTGAAAATTTGCGAAATGTCAGAACGTTCAGGGTTATAGGCAGTGGTTCCTAGCaaaaccgcgacatattcccccctattttattatttttgtgacgTGGCTTCAAGGACAGATGTTTGACCGGGGTAGAGGCCGCGATTCTCTgtccaaccgcggcctataagTTCGTTTTAATTGCGAAATTGCCACCGCACAGTATTATACTGCGGTTCTTgatgaaccgtggcataatgtgcacTGTAAAAGatcttttttttactagtgagtGCATcctaattaattttcttaatttctagTTAATTTTTTCCTAAATGAAGATTCAGACTAAAAACCCTAATCAGAAACTGTACCGTATGGTTCGCCCAACCCTATGATCTGAACGGTTCTTCTCAGGCCGACCAACCATCAGGTCAACCATTCAGGTCGACCATCCAGGCCGACTGACTATCCAGGTTGACCACATGATTAGCTTACAAACGATAATAGCTCATAAAAGCCCCTAATGAAGGTTAAGTTGTGATTGGGCCATCATTAGGCCGACGAAAGGTAAAGACCTATTgcaactagtataaataaaggtcccAGGTATGATTTCTGGACCACGATGCACAATATATGCATGACTTGTTTGCTAACCGCTCGATTACATTACTAACTTGAGTGTTGGAGTACCTTTGACAAGTGTCCGCCCCTGCGGCTTGGAGAAGGAGGAGGGAGAGCAAACAATACAACTTGGAGTACGAAGACTACTAGGGAGCTCGTCCGGCCTTCAATGAACCAGCCCGGTCTTAAAGACAACGAGTAAGGTTCGTCTAATCTTCAAGACAACTTAGAGTGCTTAGGTCTGTCTGGTCTTCAAGGTTCGTCCAGTCTGCAAGGTTCGCCCAATTTGCAAGTTTCGCCCAGTCTTCAAGGTTCATCTAGTCTTCAAGGTTTGCCCAATCTTCAAGGTTTGTCTAGTCTCCAAGGTCCGTCCAGTCTTCAAGGTCCATCCTGTCTTAGAGACAACATGGAGTGTTTTGAGCAAGGGACCTCCAAACGCTACCAAAACAGAAACTTTTCTCAAtctcagcttcttcttctttgcgAACCAACCCAACTTTGGGTTGGATTAAGGATTAAGGATCCATACAACTCTTGCATGTTGTCTTTAGAGACATGATAACTatctttattatctttatttggTTGACAAAGATAAATCTACCTCTAGGCTTGCCATGCTTAGTCCTTGCTAACGTAGATGACCTTGGTTGTTCCTACAAAGCTCTCGTAGAGAGTTATGTGCTTCCACCCTCAAAGTAGATgagtacaaaaataaagaactaGCAAATATTGCATTATACCTCATTCTTACTGCCCCGTTGATTGTtagtttaaaaagaaagaattataCTATATAATctaaagaacaagaaaaataatactttgacatatatcaattttttatatgtatttgatattatcttttttttacctttttttctttttcttaaaaaattataaaattttatttttataactactttatttttatattatatgttaaatgaatataaaaagtatCTTGCGGATATGCAATGAAACAATAAATGGATGCAAGGTATATAAAAAGAAGCATTAAGTGAATCGTCTCTAATGTAATAAAACGTGAAGTTTCCTGGACAACTTAAGAATGTGGCCTCACGACCAAGGAGGCTTCCGTTATACTCATGTTTAAAACCAAATGGacctgtttttcttttgtttctttttatacaTACTCATAGTTGTCTTGATGCATGCCTCTTTGTTGAACTTGCATTgcatttatataagtttttgtATAGTATGATATTCGGGACAAACAAGCAATTAGGAAGAATAGTTGATCGGTTATGTATAATATCATGTCTATGTTGGGTCATAATTGGGCCAACGCTAAGTAgtcaaacaaaatcaaatatatcttattaaagatattgaagataaaataatgaaggatatctaattaaagatattgatagactgttatatcttattaaagatattgaggataaaataatgaaggatatctaattaaagatattgatagaGTTGTTTATGAGGAACCAACAGGTAAATCTGTTTAAGGCTAAATTCCATTCACATTCCACTTACGTTCTACTTACTCTCCAATCACATCTAGAAATATTTTACAGCCGCTTCTAACTTGAGCTCAGAGTAGAAGAAGAGCGAATAGTCCATACCCAGGAAAAGCAAGTGATCCAAACAATCCAAGCATCAAAAAGCAATAAAATCACTTCATTGAGATTAGTCTCTCGGTCTCACAAAATATCCACGGAAATAGttttcattaacaaaaaagaagtAAGTGTAATATTGTTGCACTAAGTTCatcaaagaaatatatttaattttttttcttattagttctacaattttattttcctattaaaAGGGAAGTAGAACCCAGTAACATACGAAACTTTACTGTTTTTATAGCATTCGGACGATTGTTATGGTTAATACCACGATTTCGCACGGATTTTCCTGAAAAACATGAAATTTCATCACATGAAGTTCATTtgcaaaaattacaaattattgaTCAAtccaatattattaattaatttaattagttttctgATCTGAACTCGGTAAGATACTTTGTTTTCTGTAATAGTTTAAACTAACTTGAAAATTTATGACCACTTATCAAAGATAATTGCGATATTACAACATGCactttgaataatttaatgtgtgctaaatcataaaagaataaataattgttGATAATAAATACTTagaaatattgataattttgtatcaatataaattatttttcatatagatAAAGTAtacctaaaatatttaaaaatagttattatttcCTTTAAACATGATGGAGAAGTGGATTTGAATATTTGTGTAAAACAAtctattaaatgataaaaagtatacttaaatagaaataaaggttaatattatcattttatttcattatgatACATAAAAAAACTGTTGCTTTTCataatattattctaaaatattataggacataatttttaattagttgacaAATTCTTCTAGACAAAATATCTAGAAAGACAAAtatctaaaattgaaaaagaaacgCAAAAGTTCTTCTAGATATGATACCTATCATAAAAAGATAACTCCAGTTAAATACTAACAGaacatttgttttttatttttactaatgccatatatagaaaaatgttccatcatgatgataaaatattaattgaatgaGAGTGAAACTGATTAACTGAATCATGAAATTTTCCACCAATAACTCGAGGTACCCCTGTAACCTTTCGCACTTTTCTCactcttttttccttctttgatTTGCTCTTCGCCAGCCATGGCACACAAGACGGACGGGTTATCTTCTTCTACGTCTTTTCAACATAACAAAGACAATCATAAAACCAATCAAAAGGTTCCCTTCTACAAACTATTTACCTTTGCAGATCACTTTGACGTGACTTTGATGACCATTGGCACAATCTGTGCCATGGCTAATGGCTGGTCACAGCCTATTATGACTGTCATTTTAGGAAAACTTATCAACACTTTTGGTTACACCGATCCATCAAATACCATCAAAGAGGTTTCGAAGGTACGTATGCAtgtaatatagttttttatgaATACCATATCAAAATACTCCGTAgcaaaaatattatgttttgtcaaataaaataacaaaagtgaCATTATAGTGACATTAACTTGTATGTGTTTGTATTCTTATTTGGAATTTCAGGTTTCTTTATTATTGGTATACTTAGCTATTGCGACTGGAATTGCTTCCTTTCTTCGTAAGATGACACACGCTTcttggtttatttatttgttagaaTCTATAGTCTGTTGGTTCAGAGTTTTGATATAAGAGTAAACGTTGCAGAGGTAGCATGTTGGATGATGACAGGAGAAAGACAAGCTGCGAGGATTCGAAGTTTGTACTTGAAAACTATATTGAAGCAGGATATTGCTTTCTTTGACACTGAGACAACAACAGGAGAGATTATTGGGAGAATGTCGGGTGACACTATTCTCATTCAAGATTCCATGGGAGAAAAGGTATTATATTATGagataatcaaaattattaactaGACATGAAACTTTGGCAACATAATATTCAaaagaacaataataaatatcaaacGTTGTAGTCACTTTTATTGCCCTAATTTATATTAACTGTAGTATATTTCATGAGTGACCGACTAAGAAGAATCCAACTGTGatcaaacaaatagaaaaattaaaagtcatgatccattaatatgtttaatgatcATATTAACACTAAagatcttttttatctttcttttttatcttttttataggTTGGGAAGTTTATACaactttcttcaacttttattGGTGGCTTTGTGATCGCTTTTGTAAGAGGATGGCGACTTGCTGTTATTTTGATCGCATGTATACCTTGTGTTGTTATTATTGGTGGAATTCTGTCCATTTTAATGAGTAGAATGTCAAGTCGTGGGCAAGCTGCTTACGTAGAGGCAGGAACTGTGGTTGAACAAACAGTGGGAGCTATCAGAACAGTAAGTCACAGTCACAGAAACTAGttgtagaaaaaaatgaatgatttttATCTAACCTTTCTTCTTAATGTAATTAGGTGGCATCTTTCACTGGTGAGAGAAAAGCAATGGAAAagtataataacaaattaaagatTGCTTATAAAACTATGGTTCAACAAGGGATGGCCTCTGGGTTAGGACTGGGGGTACTTTTGTTGACTGTCTTCTGTACCTATGCACTTGCCATGTGGTATGGTTCTAAACTGGTTATTGAGAAAGAATTCAATGGTGGATCTGTCATCACTGTAATAGTGGCTCTTATGACTGGTGGAATGTAAGTGAGACAATGACCTTTGATCGAATAACTGGCATAAGCATGAAATTATTTAggaatataagattttttttctggATTTCACATAGTTTAGCATTAACCTGATTAATCTTTCTAACATTCTTAGGTCACTTGGTCAAACATCTCCTAGCCTAAACGCATTTTCTGCAGGCCGAGCAGCAGCATATAAGATGTTTGAGACAATTAAAAGAAAGCCAAAAATTGATGCTTATGACACCAATGGTATTGTCATGGAAGACATAAGGGGAGATATTGAACTCAACAATGTTTACTTTAGCTACCCTGCAAGGAAAAATGTGCAGATCTTTTCTGGATTCTCATTACATGTTTCTAGTGGCACAACTGCCGCTTTAGTGGGTCAAAGTGGGAGTGGAAAGTCTACTGTGATATCTTTATTGGAAAGATTCTACGATCCTGATTCTGGAGAAGTACTGATAGATGGCGTGAATTTGAAGGATTTTCATCTTAAATGGATAAGAGAACAAATCGGATTGGTTAGTCAAGAACCTATTCTCTTTGCAGCAAGTATCAAAGAGAACATAATCTATGGAAAAGAAGGTGCAACTGATGAGGAAATTAAGTCAGCAATAACTCTTGCCAATGCCAAGACGTTCATTGACAAGCTGCCTCAGGtgtataaatattcaaaaatccATTATCAATTAACGTTTTaggttgttttcttttattaattctATTAATGTGTTTTATTCTCTGCTAGTAGGGCCTTGAGACAATGGCAGGCCAGAATGGGACTCAACTTTCTGGTGGACAAAAGCAGAGAATTGCAATTGCAAGGGCAATTCTAAAAAACCCAAGAATCCTTCTTCTTGATGAAGCAACTAGTGCATTAGATGCCGAGTCCGAACGTGTTGTCCAAGAAGCATTAGAACAAGCGATGTCAAAAAGGACTACTGTAGTTGTTGCACATCGCTTGACAACAATCAGAAATGCTGACACCATAGCGGTGGTTCATGAAGGAAAAATTGTGGAGAAAGGTTAAACATCAACCAATTGTTTCCTTCTTTACGTGTGTATATCAAAGTAGTTTGGGTCCATTTTCTATATCATGTTAACTCATGATAGCAATCTATGAAAGAAAATTCTATTTTCTGTGACATCTGAGAACAAGATATTCACTTTTTGACGCTTGGCTTTATTTGTAGGAACTCATGATGAGTTAATCAAGGAGGTTGATGGTGCTTATTCTCAGCTTATTCGCCTACAGGAAGGAACTAAGGAAGCTGAGGGTAGCCATAATTCTGAAGCAGAGATGCCAAATAACAATGTTAATGTCAGATCTTCCACCCAGAGAGAAGTTTCATTAAGTAGAGATTCATCAAGTAGACATTCCGAGTCACATACTCTTTCTCATCGAAGTGGGGTACATGAATCTGTAGaagtagaagatgaagatggggattttgaaaaaaataaagttgatgcTAAGAAGCCCAAAAAGGTTTCTTTGACACGTTTGGCCTACTTAAACAAGTCTGAAGTTCCTGTCTTAGTGCTTGGATCCGTTGCTGCAATAATACATGGTCTTGTGTTCCCTATTTTTGGCTTCTTGTTTTCCTCAGCAATAACTATGTTCTTTGAACCTCCAGAAAAACAGCGGAAAGATTCTAGGTTCTGGGCACTTCTATATGTGGGTTTGGGTTTAATTACTCTTGTGGTGATACCTGTGCAAAATTACTTCTTTGGCGTTGCTGGAGGAAAATTAATAGAAAGAATTCGTTCACTGACATTTGAAAGGGTTGTCCATCAAGAAATCAGTTGGTTTGATGATCCTGCAAATTCAAGGTGTTTTAgcaagatattttaattattatgtgtTGCAATTTCTTATACTCATCAACTAAAGGATATGAATTACTTTTCAGTGGTGCAGTTGGCGCAAGGTTATCTACTGATGCTTCAACAGTGAAAAGTCTAGTTGGTGACACATTAGCCCTAATTGTACAAAACTTAACAACAATCATAGCTGGTCTAGTTATATCATTCACTGCTAATTGGATTCTTGCTTTCATAATTCTGGCTGTGTCACCCTTGGTCCTTATGCAAGGATTTCTTCAGATGAAGTTTCTTAAAGGATTCAGTGCAGATGCCAAGGTCAGTTTTACTTTCAATTCTGTTTGAAATTATGCATTATTGAATATGGATGGACATCAAGAGAACCTTTTTACTGCTGTGCAGGTAAAGTATGAAGAGGCAAGTCAGGTGGCAAATGATGCTGTTGGTAGCATCAGAACTATCGCATCATTCTGTGCCGAATCGAAGGTGATGGATATGTACCGAAAGAAATGTTTAGAACCGGAAAAACAAGGTGTTCGGTTGGGGCTTGTGAGTGGTGCAGGATTTGGTTTCTCTTTTCTTGCTCTATACTGCACAAATGCTTTTTGTTTCTATATAGGATCTGTTCTTGTGCAACATGGGAAAGCAACTTTTCAAGAGGTTTTCAAGGTGAAATAAGTCAACCAAAACCTTTTCGCtccatatttattttgatgtttcttTTGGTCCAGTTCTCACCACAAAATTTGTTCAGGTCTTCTTTTGTTTAACCATCACAGCAATGGGCGTTTCTCAGACTACTGCCTTGGCACCAGACACCAACAAAGCCAAAGATTCCGCAGCATCAATATTTAACATTCTTGACAGTACACCCACCATTGACTCCAGCAGCAATGAGGGAAGAACACTAGAAGCCATTGCTGGTGATATTGATTTTGAACACGTCAGTTTTAGTTATCCAACTAGGCCTCATATTCAAATTCTCAAAGATTTGTGTCTAATCATTCCAGCTGGAAAGGTAGTAAACTGATGCTTTAATATTTGAGTAATTAACCTTTTGGATAGTACAAATAAACTTTATCTGGGAACATGTGATGTAGCTACATTGTTGATATAAATGTCTCTGCAGACTGTTGCCTTGGTTGGAGAAAGTGGGAGTGGAAAATCAACAGTAATCAGCCTCTTAGAGAGATTTTACAACCCTCACACTGGACATATACTACTGGATGGAGTGGATATAAAAGAGTTCAGACTAAGCTGGTTGAGGCAGCAAATGGGTTTGGTTGGTCAAGAACCTATTCTCTTCAATGAAAGTATTCGTGCCAACATAGCATATGGTAAAGAAGGAGTTGCCACAGAGGAAGAGATAATTGCAGCAGCCAAAGCATCCAATGCACACCAATTTATATGTGCTCTTCCCCAAGGCTATGACACCCCAGTTGGAGAAAGAGGAACACAATTGTCAGGAGGACAAAAGCAGCGAATAGCCATTGCAAGAGCCATGCTGAAAGACCCTAAAATCCTCTTGCTTGATGAAGCAACTAGTGCACTTGATGCCGAGTCAGAAAAAGTAGTTCAAGAGGCTCTAGATAGAGTAAGTTTGAATAGAACTACAGTAGTAGTAGCTCACCGTCTTACAACAATTAGAGGGGCTGATATAATAGCTGTAATGAAAGATGGAGCGGTAGCTGAAAAGGGAAAACATAATGAGTTGATGAAGATTATCAATGGAGTCTATGCATCATTGGTTGCTCTACATACGACTAATACATGATCTCCTCATTCTTTCAAATTCTTGAACTAATAAAGTATAGTATGTCTTTTATAACGCTATAGAGAAAAATTCACATTCTGtcattcaaattaatattattattaatcactTTACTCATGTTAATATGATGTATCATGCTATTAGCAGCTaacacaatatttatataatgcATCTGTGTAATGGTTTTTGGTTTTGTGAAAGTAGGAAAAGGGATAATTATAAAGTCTTCTCCTTATACATGCAAACAAATATTCCGAAAAGGATTCATGATTATCTATCAACAAAACCCACTCCATTGTTTTTACCACTAATTTGATGtttgtataattaaatttctattgAAAAGTAACTTTATAAATAGAGACTCGGAGTCTCTTAGAACTgttcatttatattttcatttaataaggcaatcaacttaaataattttacgcACTTCCAACTATTGTACCTACTAAGTTTTAATTTAGAAGAtgtttttaaacatgtttttacaaaaacttaaaatcttCCAATTTTCGTCATTATCACCACTCAATTAGATTCTtattaatgacaaaaaaaatatagcgagtatttgattataaaaagaAACCCTATGACCCTTAGTTATTAGTAAATATAGTAAATATGCACTCTTCCAATAATTATTGACGTTTTACTTTTTATTCGAAAATCTTGGCattttaaaagttgaatttcAAC
Above is a genomic segment from Vigna radiata var. radiata cultivar VC1973A chromosome 10, Vradiata_ver6, whole genome shotgun sequence containing:
- the LOC106774930 gene encoding ABC transporter B family member 9-like yields the protein MAHKTDGLSSSTSFQHNKDNHKTNQKVPFYKLFTFADHFDVTLMTIGTICAMANGWSQPIMTVILGKLINTFGYTDPSNTIKEVSKVSLLLVYLAIATGIASFLQVACWMMTGERQAARIRSLYLKTILKQDIAFFDTETTTGEIIGRMSGDTILIQDSMGEKVGKFIQLSSTFIGGFVIAFVRGWRLAVILIACIPCVVIIGGILSILMSRMSSRGQAAYVEAGTVVEQTVGAIRTVASFTGERKAMEKYNNKLKIAYKTMVQQGMASGLGLGVLLLTVFCTYALAMWYGSKLVIEKEFNGGSVITVIVALMTGGMSLGQTSPSLNAFSAGRAAAYKMFETIKRKPKIDAYDTNGIVMEDIRGDIELNNVYFSYPARKNVQIFSGFSLHVSSGTTAALVGQSGSGKSTVISLLERFYDPDSGEVLIDGVNLKDFHLKWIREQIGLVSQEPILFAASIKENIIYGKEGATDEEIKSAITLANAKTFIDKLPQGLETMAGQNGTQLSGGQKQRIAIARAILKNPRILLLDEATSALDAESERVVQEALEQAMSKRTTVVVAHRLTTIRNADTIAVVHEGKIVEKGTHDELIKEVDGAYSQLIRLQEGTKEAEGSHNSEAEMPNNNVNVRSSTQREVSLSRDSSSRHSESHTLSHRSGVHESVEVEDEDGDFEKNKVDAKKPKKVSLTRLAYLNKSEVPVLVLGSVAAIIHGLVFPIFGFLFSSAITMFFEPPEKQRKDSRFWALLYVGLGLITLVVIPVQNYFFGVAGGKLIERIRSLTFERVVHQEISWFDDPANSSGAVGARLSTDASTVKSLVGDTLALIVQNLTTIIAGLVISFTANWILAFIILAVSPLVLMQGFLQMKFLKGFSADAKVKYEEASQVANDAVGSIRTIASFCAESKVMDMYRKKCLEPEKQGVRLGLVSGAGFGFSFLALYCTNAFCFYIGSVLVQHGKATFQEVFKVFFCLTITAMGVSQTTALAPDTNKAKDSAASIFNILDSTPTIDSSSNEGRTLEAIAGDIDFEHVSFSYPTRPHIQILKDLCLIIPAGKTVALVGESGSGKSTVISLLERFYNPHTGHILLDGVDIKEFRLSWLRQQMGLVGQEPILFNESIRANIAYGKEGVATEEEIIAAAKASNAHQFICALPQGYDTPVGERGTQLSGGQKQRIAIARAMLKDPKILLLDEATSALDAESEKVVQEALDRVSLNRTTVVVAHRLTTIRGADIIAVMKDGAVAEKGKHNELMKIINGVYASLVALHTTNT